GTTCATGCCGAGCAACGCATAGGAGACCAGGGCGCCGACGGTGGCGCCGACCGCCGCGGTGAGCAGGGAGAGCCCCGCCGAGTTCGCGAAGGTCGTGAGCACGACGGGGTCGCCGAGGGCGGCGACGTTCGTCCAGGTGAAAGCGCCGTCGCCGTCGAAGAACCCGGAGCCGATCGCGAGCACGGTGGGCAGGGCGAGGAACAGCAGCACGTAGGCGGCGAAGGGCACGAGCCCCAGCCACGCCGGGGACGGCGCAGACCGCCGGGCCCGCGCGTGCGACGCGGGTCCGGCGGCGGTGACGGGGGCGGGCGCCGCGGCATCCACCCCCGGTGCGACGAGAGAGGTCACTGGACCGCCGCTGCCCACTTCTCGCCGAGCAGCGTGCCGGCGTTCTCGGACTGCTCCTCGGTCGGCACGACGGTCTCCTCCGGAGCCTCCGGGAGAGCCGCCGCGAGCTTCTCGTCGATCGTGCCCGCCTCGGTCATCGCCTCCATGCGCACCGGACGGGCGCCGCCCTTCAGCCACAGGTTCTGCACCTCGTCGCTGTAGAGGAACTCCTGCCACAGACGCGCGGCCGCCGGGTTCGGCGCGTCGACGTTGATGGCCTGGTTGTAGTAGCCCGCGTAGCCGGTGCCGTCGAAGACCTCGACCTTCCAGTTCGGGTTGTCGGCCGTGTGCGCGGCGTTCAGGTAGTCCCAGTCGAAGACGACCGGGGTCTCGCCGCTGGCGACGGTCGCGGTCGTGACGTCGACCTTGAGCAGGTTCCCGGCCTTCTGCAGGTCGGCGAAGAAGTCGATGCCCGGCTGGAAGTCGTCGAGCGTGCCGTCCGACTGCACCGTCGCCAGGCCCACGGCGGCGAAGGCGGCGCCGGCCTGCGTCGGGTCGCCGTTGATGGCCACGGCACCCTTGTAGTCGGCGGAGAGCAGGTCGGACAGCTCGGCCGGCGCCTCGAACTTCGAGGAGTCGTAGCCGATCGACATGTACCCGCCGTAGTCGCCGACGAAGAGGCCGGTGGGCTCCTTCAGCTCGTCGGGGATGTCGTCCCAGGTCTGGACCTTGTAAGGAGCGAAGGCATCGGTGTTCTGCAGAGCGACGGTGAGGCCGAGGTCGAAGACGTCGGGGGCGGTGTCGAGGCCCTTGTTCGTCTCGGCGGCCTGGATCTCCTCGGCGCTGGAGACGTCGGGCGACGCCTCGTTGATGGTGATCTCGGGGTACTTCTCGGCGAAGAGGTCGAGGATCTCGCCGTAGTTCGCCCAGTCGCGCGGGAGGGCGATGACGTTGAGCTGACCCTCCTCCTTCGCGGCGGCCTCGAGGTCGGCGAACGAGCCGAAGTCCTCGACCGACGTCGCGCTCGCCGCGTCCACGGCGTCGTCGCCGGCGGCCGGGGCGTCGGTCGCCGAGGCGCAGGAGGTCAGTGCGATGACGGCCGTGGTGGCCAGGGCGATGCCGGCGCCGATGCGTGCGCGGCGGATGGAGCGTGCCA
This genomic stretch from Microbacterium sp. Nx66 harbors:
- a CDS encoding ABC transporter substrate-binding protein, with the protein product MARSIRRARIGAGIALATTAVIALTSCASATDAPAAGDDAVDAASATSVEDFGSFADLEAAAKEEGQLNVIALPRDWANYGEILDLFAEKYPEITINEASPDVSSAEEIQAAETNKGLDTAPDVFDLGLTVALQNTDAFAPYKVQTWDDIPDELKEPTGLFVGDYGGYMSIGYDSSKFEAPAELSDLLSADYKGAVAINGDPTQAGAAFAAVGLATVQSDGTLDDFQPGIDFFADLQKAGNLLKVDVTTATVASGETPVVFDWDYLNAAHTADNPNWKVEVFDGTGYAGYYNQAINVDAPNPAAARLWQEFLYSDEVQNLWLKGGARPVRMEAMTEAGTIDEKLAAALPEAPEETVVPTEEQSENAGTLLGEKWAAAVQ